The following is a genomic window from Neurospora crassa OR74A linkage group III, whole genome shotgun sequence.
ACGCGCTTCGCGCCCCATTCGATCAACGTCTGGATGGCGGCCGCGCAGGTGCCGCCGGTGGCGATGATGGGGTCGAGGATGATGGCTAGGTCGGAGGCAGTTTCCTGGGTGGGGGAGACGAGGTGATTAGGCAGGTTGTTGTAGTACTCGACGGGGGCCAAGGTGATGGGATCGCGGAAGAGGCCGAGGTGGTGTACTGGGACGGGTTGGGGGAGGATGGTTTGGATTGctgttttattttttttgcGGTGTCGTTAGCCAGGTTCTCTTTATGTAGAGCGAAACCAGCGGGGGAGGATGGTAAGTAGATAGGTagcagaggaggagaagagcagGAGTCGGTAgcaggaaggagaagaaaggggAGACAACAGTAACACAAAACAGAACGAATGGAAGAAATCAGGTAGTAAACccagagaagaaagaaagaaagaaagaaagaaagcaaGACGTACCCTCCACCATTCCCAATCCACTCCTCAAAATCGGGATCAACGAGATATTCCCCGGCGTTGCCGTAGTAGTCTCATAAGTAAACCCGAGGGGCGTTTCCGCCTGGGGACCGGGAGCCGTGGTCATGGCCTTTGCGAGAGCTTCTGAGCCCAAGAGCAAAGAAATCTCGTGGATCAAGGTCTTGACATCTCGCGCGCTGGTGGTCTTGGAGCGCAGCTGCGATAGCTTGGCGAGGAGGCAGGGATGCGTGGAAACGTGGACGTTGGGTGGTAGAGAAGACATGATGAGCAGTCTTGTGTTGGTagtggcggtgatggtgttaTTCGGTATAATCGACGAGGTACGTGTTGATATGGTTTTCTGGTTTGCTATGATAGTGGTGGTCGTTGTGGTGTCGTCGAGATGTTGATGCTACCGATGGTGTGTTTGAACAACAAAAAGTTGAAACGAGGAATACAGAAGAGTAGTAGGATAGGAAGAACACGAAGACGTCTCGGGAATCTAACGGAGGCTACATATCATCTATCAGACAGACAACGACTGACTGACCGCGAGTGGGACGGGGCCGAGCTGAGAGGGCGACTCCGGCGAGTGAGATGGCACTCAAGCTCCCATCGCCGTGTTCCGAAGCTCCCCTCGGGCAGGTTGCACTGATTCCGTCTCTAGCGTACTTCTGTTATCCGCGAATCTGAGCAACTACACAGCTACTCTAACTCACTTGACCTTTCTTCTACTGCGTATGGATACGTAAGACGCCTGTCCCGGCACTCCAAGTGGCCCAGTGTCCATGTCTATGTCTTGAGCCAAGACAGGAACGAACAACCTACACCAAGCATCAGTGAGGTTTGGTACTTGGACGGTGAGCATTGGCAGTCACTCAGTGAGGGACCggaggg
Proteins encoded in this region:
- a CDS encoding uracil phosphoribosyltransferase, which produces MSSLPPNVHVSTHPCLLAKLSQLRSKTTSARDVKTLIHEISLLLGSEALAKAMTTAPGPQAETPLGFTYETTTATPGNISLIPILRSGLGMVEAIQTILPQPVPVHHLGLFRDPITLAPVEYYNNLPNHLVSPTQETASDLAIILDPIIATGGTCAAAIQTLIEWGAKRVIVLSVLGAAEGVKKVAEEWPEGTEIWLAGVDQELTKGGMLKPGLGDVGDRLFLTIGK